In one Oryza glaberrima chromosome 2, OglaRS2, whole genome shotgun sequence genomic region, the following are encoded:
- the LOC127761349 gene encoding expansin-B11 — MAKSCTLVLLLVALVGLSLLVSPIACSRKLSKPKPKPKPSMKKPVVRAHNNYTGSPSVTVTTGWAAAGATYYGAPNGDGSDGGACGYQTAVGQRPFSSMIAAGSPSLYKGGKGCGACYEVKCTTNAACSGQPATVVITDECPGGICLAGAAHFDMSGTSMGAMAKPGMADKLRAAGILQVQYRRVPCKYSGVNIAFRVDQGANPFYFEVLIEFEDGDGDLNAVDLMEAGCGWTPMVQNWGALWRYNSNTGKALKAPFSLRLTSDSGKVLVANNVIPASWKPGVTYRSLVNYS; from the exons ATGGCGAAATCTTGCACCTTGGTACTACTACTTGTCGCACTGGTCGGGCTCTCACTTCTTGTGAGCCCCATTGCTTGCTCCCGCAAGCTCAGCAAGCCGAAACCCAAGCCGAAGCCGAGCATGAAGAAGCCGGTGGTCCGGGCTCACAACAACTACACCGGTAGCCCGTCGGTGACGGTCACCACCGGctgggccgccgccggcgccacgtACTACGGCGCCCCcaacggcgacggcagcgacg GCGGCGCTTGCGGCTACCAGACCGCCGTCGGGCAGCGGCCGTTCTCGTCGATGATCGCCGCCGGGAGCCCGTCGCTGTACAAGGGAGGCAAGGGGTGCGGCGCGTGCTATGAG GTTAAATGCACGACCAACGCAGCTTGCTCCGGCCAGCCAGCCACCGTCGTCATCACCGACGAGTGCCCCGGGGGCAtctgcctcgccggcgccgcgcactTCGACATGAGCGGCACTTCCATGGGCGCCATGGCCAAGCCCGGCATGGCCGACAAGCTCCGCGCCGCCGGTATCCTCCAGGTCCAGTACAGAAG GGTGCCATGCAAGTACAGCGGCGTGAACATCGCGTTCAGGGTTGACCAGGGCGCGAACCCGTTCTACTTCGAGGTGCTCATCGAGttcgaggacggcgacggcgacctcaACGCCGTCGACCTGATGGAGGCCGGCTGCGGCTGGACGCCGATGGTGCAGAACTGGGGCGCGCTCTGGCGGTACAACTCCAACACCGGCAAGGCCCTGAAGGCGCCATTCTCGCTCCGCCTCACCTCCGACTCCGGCAAGGTGCTCGTCGCAAACAACGTCATCCCGGCGAGCTGGAAGCCCGGCGTGACGTACCGCTCCCTGGTGAACTACTCCTAA